In Nematostella vectensis chromosome 11, jaNemVect1.1, whole genome shotgun sequence, a genomic segment contains:
- the LOC5500629 gene encoding adenosine receptor A2a, protein MDHDQTFSNNSSSPPTFECSWTKTGTELWSYVTLCTLSSVLSLISNSVFLFTVYKTPSIQTVPNFFVCSLSTADLTAGVVANPLYASIAITGISPSGAWLSLVEKFIWIQTLVVTSFSLALVSVDRCIAIVSPLKYYNIVSERRCFLSISLVWIMSILLAVPGPFLSGTDLGIFWLNCGAFSVLLPLLVISYCYVQIFRVVRLQSKQLHSKPLPRRSMSSYNKKASATTAIIIALFIILFTPNFVFAFLFGLAKDECEVSGLLGPWLWALLIAYSGSFLNPWIYGLRNSEIRRAMRKVFGGSAVCRVNSQCDKELHSEMGSLKAYRTRDNGMGKSIDQRDRDVSLKTVA, encoded by the coding sequence ATGGATCACGATCAAACGTTCTCGAACaactcatcatcaccaccaacatttGAATGCTCGTGGACAAAAACCGGCACTGAGCTGTGGTCGTACGTGACGCTTTGTACCCTGTCATCCGTGCTATCCCTCATAAGTAACTCCGTATTCCTGTTCACTGTCTACAAGACGCCAAGCATCCAAACAGTGCCGAACTTCTTCGTGTGCTCCCTCTCAACAGCAGACCTGACTGCCGGGGTTGTTGCCAATCCTCTGTACGCCTCTATCGCGATTACCGGTATCTCACCGAGCGGGGCCTGGCTATCCCTAGTGGAGAAGTTCATATGGATTCAGACTCTTGTCGTTACTTCCTTCAGTCTGGCTTTGGTGAGTGTAGACCGCTGCATTGCCATCGTATCACCGCTAAAATACTATAATATAGTGAGCGAGAGGAGATGCTTTCTGTCCATATCGCTCGTGTGGATCATGTCAATTCTGCTGGCGGTACCGGGACCCTTCTTGTCCGGTACGGACCTCGGTATTTTTTGGCTGAATTGCGGGGCGTTTTCGGTTCTTCTTCCCCTGCTTGTGATTTCGTACTGCTACGTGCAAATTTTCAGGGTCGTGAGACTTCAATCGAAACAACTTCATTCAAAACCTTTACCACGACGATCAATGTCAAGTTACAACAAGAAAGCATCGGCGACCACAGCCATCATCATCGCGTTATTCATTATCCTCTTCACTCCAAATTTCGTCTTTGCCTTTTTATTTGGGTTGGCTAAGGATGAGTGCGAGGTATCTGGTCTGCTTGGGCCGTGGCTATGGGCTCTTCTTATAGCGTATAGTGGATCGTTCCTTAACCCGTGGATATATGGACTTCGGAATAGCGAGATTCGACGCGCGATGAGGAAAGTCTTCGGTGGGTCGGCGGTATGCAGGGTAAACTCGCAGTGCGACAAAGAACTGCATTCAGAGATGGGGTCTTTGAAGGCGTATAGAACGAGGGATAATGGAATGGGTAAAAGTATAGATCAAAGGGATAGGGATGTCTCGCTCAAAACTGTCGCTTGA